Sequence from the Bufo bufo chromosome 10, aBufBuf1.1, whole genome shotgun sequence genome:
TTGGGTGTGAATGGAGGCTTGGGTTAAAACCATGAAAAACGCTGCCCATAAGAACGTCGCCATCTCCCTGATGGCATCTTTATTTAAAAGATATAGCAGCATTTAACAGATTCATAAAATGGTACAGATTGTAAAGAGGACAGGAGATTGCACACTGAAACGTAAACCTGACACCCAGCCGTGCCGAGTAGTCACCCCTCCCCCGTCCATTACTTTCCTTGGCATTCAGCAGCATTTTCAATAGCAGCAAAAATAAACACTTAGGCGTCTTCAGccatgtgttaaaaaaaatataatatatatatcagcAATCGCTGGTGATTGACGTAGAgcgcccccctaggaagaagttcATAAAAACACTATAAAATGTAACGCAGCCAACGCGTAGGCACCCCTGCCAGGTGAATAGTCCAGCACGTGGCAGCATTATTCAGAGTCGTCCGCCCTCTGTTTCTCGTCACTCTGTGGAGGAGTCAGGACCCCGCTGCGGACCGGAGTCGCTCTGTTCTTCTCCACAAGCATTTCCATCTTCGCTTGGGCTTTTtcctaaaaaagtaaaaataaaatcaatcaaGTACAAGAAAACGGACATGTGTGACATTAGGGGATTGTAAGTCAAGCAATTGCCCAGTAACATAGGAGGGCGCAGAGCCAGACAGCAGGTAGGCTGACAGGGAAAAGTCACAGCAGATTCTAGCAACACCAAGAGGGAATTGCCAGTCCAATCATTCCTGCATAGTAAGATGACAGTAGAGCTCCCCTTTAAAACTGAACTTCAGATTGATTCAGTAAGGGAAGGGAAGACTACATGTCAGACAAGCGTCACCCACCTGCCTTGCCGCGGGAATCCCAgtaaaggggtattttattttaatttttttatcaagtACGCCAAATGTCTGACAGGTGCTGGTCCCAGTATAGGAAGAATGTGTCGCCAGtggagatgccctttaaatagtcCATAAGTTGATCACCAATTAAGCCAAACCAGTCTGTTCtcagcagtgtgcatgaggcaggCAAATGCCCCCCGCCCTGTGTTGTAGCCCCCCTTACAGTCAATGCTATCAGAGCTCAATATAGGTAAAGTGAAGCCACTTACCAGCAGGTCCAAGCAGCCCGTGTGCGTCTGGATATTGTGCACGTCTTCCACGTCCATCCCCTTGAAGAACTTTAATTGGGTCTGTTTCCGCGAGTCTCTTATGGCCATTGCAAACGGTACCATGTGCTTTATACAGGATTCAAGTTCCATCCATTCATAGCCTGCAAGCAGGAAAGAAAAGGGCGTTTGCAACAATGTATCAGCACAGGGggaaaaacaaacaaatacaATACTGTCTGGAGGGATGAGGTATGCACTCATTTTCTAAATATCCACAACAGGGAtcacattcactgacagcaagcagaagaCCGAAAAATGGGGCAAAACTACCCCTTTGAGGGTACGGCTACACCGGACAATAGACCACATAAGCCACAGCCGCTTCCAGACTTACCCGTCACCTTTTCCACAAGTTGTGCATTAGAGAAGTGATAGAGGGCAGAGGCGGCCAGGACGCTGTACGGATATTCCAGACACCCGACGTCCAGGATACACAGATCTAGGAGCTACAACAAGATGGGACCATTTACTAGAAGGCCGGACACTATAGACCCCTCCCCCCATATCACACAGGAGCCCCCTCTTACCTCCACTATCTGTATGTAGGTCTGCTGCGGGTACTGGGGAAGCAGGAAATGCTGAAGTTCTTTACTGTACGCCACTTGTAAGTAGACGTTCAACCACGAGACCGCAGTCATCGGCGATAAACGCCACTTAAGTGCCTGAGGAAAGCGTTAACCAAGACAAAGATCCAGTCAAATTAATATGTTGTACAGAAGGTTCTATGAAACCCTACGGTCACCCCATCCCACAAGCACCGCTTACCTTCATGATTATCAGTTCCATGTTCAGGATCTCCTCCTCCGTGCAAGCACAGTCCGTAATGTAGGCAAACTGATGGAGCTTGGGAGGGTAGATTTCCTACAATACAAGGGAAACATGAATTAATCCAAGAGATGGACACCCAACGTTTTCCAGAATGAATCACTTATTGCAATGGTCTCATGTCCCATTGAGCTTCTTCTGAAGAATGCCAACTTGCGCCATGGGAGGCACAGGGACTTCTCCAAATCAACAGTCCAGCGGGATCCACTACAGGAGTCACCACAGGGTGGATAAATTACATGGAAGACCCTAGTTTAAGTCATCTAGGAGGACCTCTGGATCCAAAACATGAATTACCAGATGTCCTAATTTTACACTAGAGAAATCCAATAGGTCACCTCCAGAAAAGAGGGAGACAAGGTTACCCACCTCCAGCTTGGCAGCGATGAATAAGGAGGTGATGCCAATGAGTTGGAGACTGGTCTTTACCACGTTCTCTTGCTCGGCCATAAACCGGTCAAAGAAGTCTTGTGCCAGGTAGAAAGTCTCTCTCTGCAGTTTATAAACTTCACtgacctgagaaagaagaggaaaCAGCCGTAAGACTGAGGAACTGCAAAGTCACATGCAGAGGAGACGAAGTGCAAGACGTTCTCTTATCCCATGACTTCTTGGTCTCCTTAGAACCTAAAGATCCAACAGGTTCTTGAAAAGATACATTTGGATACggtggacaatatcaaaactgtaTCCCATCACCCCACCCTACAGGAACCTACACCCAACTTATGGGGTTTTCCAGTCTGAGCAAGACCTTCTGACATTGAGGGTTTCTCTGGCCAAAGCCAATTACTGGTGGCTTGGTCCTCCCACTGCAATGATGGAAGGAGGCTAGGATATGATACATCATGGCTTCTGCCACACTGGGTGGTATCATATCCTAGCATCCATCATTGCAGTGTGAGGACCAAGCCACCAGTAATTGGCTTTGGCCAGAGAAACCCAGACCCCACTGAAACGTAAACGTTTTAAAGAGGTTACCAACCTCCATGAGCCAGTCCAGCAGGATGGACCTCatgctctgctgcagctctggatgcCTCCGGAAGACATTTTTGTCCCTCAGGTAGGTTGCGTCCTTGCGCAGCATGTTTCTCCACACGTCATCATGGTTGGCCCAGCTGGAAAACGTGACAAGATAAAAATCAGAGGACGATGCTCACCAGGATCTCCAGGCGTCTGCGGTGCCATTAGTCCGGACTCTACAGCTGCTTCCACCCTGTGCCAGCCCTTCATACTTTATTTTACGAGTTTTGATGCAAAGCCCAGAACGTTCCCATAGTCACCGAGCCCAAACCAGAAATTAACAGCTCAGAATTAACTTTTCAATCCTCGAAAGCAAAAGCTGAAACTTCAACCCTTACATCTGGACCTTATAATAGAGCAGCAGTGTTCTAGGTGGAGCAGCTGAGGAACGTCACATCTATGGACTTCTGGATAAAGCCCCGATCATGGCACCGAAGACCCGAGCCAGGAACGGCTCAAGTGTCCCCCATCACCCGATACGTATCCGCATACCTGAGCTGTGGAAGAGGTGACACCGTAGACGATGGGAATTTCAGGCAGGCATACCGAGGGTGAGGGGAAACGTCTAGAGACCCCGATTCTTTCTCAGGCGTAGGGATGAACTTGCAGGGGCTTCCCCACGAGTCACCGTTTCTCCAATAATCCTAAAACAAGATGACACTTTTCTATAACCTCTACGTTTTATTGGCTGTTGATCTCTAAAGCAGTGTAGTCCAACAGTCCTGGAAGCGTTCCAAGAACATATGACCAATAAgtcttttttggggggtgggactAATAAGGGGGTGCAGATCTCCATAGATTAGACTGCCCCTCCCATGTTCTGAGCTGCATGTGCAGAGCCTCCAGGCTTCTCCAATTCACACTGTATAAGGAGACCGCACAGTCTGAAGAGGGAGGAGGTCCTCACATAGCAGAGCCGACACAGTCCAGAACTACGCAGGGCTTAGATGCAGCTAAATCGGATGTTCTTCACTTTGGAAACAAGATGCAACTCTCCTCAAACCCCAATACATCACTTCAGAGGCGACCGACGGATGCACCACGGTAGGAGCGAAGGAGCAGGCAGCACAGATTTTCTGTAGCATCCGCAACGCTCCCCAAAAAAGTACTGGTAACAGAAAACAGCAAACATTTGAGGTGACCACCATTAATGGGGTATCCCCATCTTGTAAAGTGATAGCAGTGAAGGGAAGAAAGTGATGGGGCCCTCCAGCATTTCTCTGCAAAGCAGCACCGCGCCCGCCTGCGCAGGGAACTGCACTCAGCCcgatcacttgaatggagctaggTTGGTGTTCCCCCTGCGCAAAGc
This genomic interval carries:
- the CCNE1 gene encoding G1/S-specific cyclin-E1 isoform X1, with the protein product MPVMSNFTKEKPTKAVAVAGHSRKRKADVAIFLQDPDENLELEMLEMTKKKQYEQQDYWRNGDSWGSPCKFIPTPEKESGSLDVSPHPRYACLKFPSSTVSPLPQLSWANHDDVWRNMLRKDATYLRDKNVFRRHPELQQSMRSILLDWLMEVSEVYKLQRETFYLAQDFFDRFMAEQENVVKTSLQLIGITSLFIAAKLEEIYPPKLHQFAYITDCACTEEEILNMELIIMKALKWRLSPMTAVSWLNVYLQVAYSKELQHFLLPQYPQQTYIQIVELLDLCILDVGCLEYPYSVLAASALYHFSNAQLVEKVTGYEWMELESCIKHMVPFAMAIRDSRKQTQLKFFKGMDVEDVHNIQTHTGCLDLLEKAQAKMEMLVEKNRATPVRSGVLTPPQSDEKQRADDSE
- the CCNE1 gene encoding G1/S-specific cyclin-E1 isoform X3 — translated: MLEMTKKKQYEQQDYWRNGDSWGSPCKFIPTPEKESGSLDVSPHPRYACLKFPSSTVSPLPQLSWANHDDVWRNMLRKDATYLRDKNVFRRHPELQQSMRSILLDWLMEVSEVYKLQRETFYLAQDFFDRFMAEQENVVKTSLQLIGITSLFIAAKLEEIYPPKLHQFAYITDCACTEEEILNMELIIMKALKWRLSPMTAVSWLNVYLQVAYSKELQHFLLPQYPQQTYIQIVELLDLCILDVGCLEYPYSVLAASALYHFSNAQLVEKVTGYEWMELESCIKHMVPFAMAIRDSRKQTQLKFFKGMDVEDVHNIQTHTGCLDLLEKAQAKMEMLVEKNRATPVRSGVLTPPQSDEKQRADDSE
- the CCNE1 gene encoding G1/S-specific cyclin-E1 isoform X2; amino-acid sequence: MPVMSNFTKEKPTKAVAVAGHSRKRKADVAIDYWRNGDSWGSPCKFIPTPEKESGSLDVSPHPRYACLKFPSSTVSPLPQLSWANHDDVWRNMLRKDATYLRDKNVFRRHPELQQSMRSILLDWLMEVSEVYKLQRETFYLAQDFFDRFMAEQENVVKTSLQLIGITSLFIAAKLEEIYPPKLHQFAYITDCACTEEEILNMELIIMKALKWRLSPMTAVSWLNVYLQVAYSKELQHFLLPQYPQQTYIQIVELLDLCILDVGCLEYPYSVLAASALYHFSNAQLVEKVTGYEWMELESCIKHMVPFAMAIRDSRKQTQLKFFKGMDVEDVHNIQTHTGCLDLLEKAQAKMEMLVEKNRATPVRSGVLTPPQSDEKQRADDSE